Genomic window (Aquimarina sp. BL5):
ACATCGAACATTTAGATTGGGATTTATGTGCAACAAACACAACCATTAAGGATAGTTTTGGGTTAGAAATTGTAGTTGATAAAATAAAACCTGATTTGTCTGATTATGATATGGTAATAGTTCCTGGAGGTTTTGGAACCAGAGCATTACAATACGATAAAGAATTTATAGATTGGTTACAAACAGCAAATGGAGTTAAGTATTTAGTTTCAATTTGTACGGGAAGTTTGTTATTAGGAGCTGCAGGATTTCTCAAAGGAAAAATGGCAACAACAAATTTTAATGAATATCAATCACTAGAGAAATATTGCGATACAGTTTTGGATAGTAGAATTGTAGATGATAATAATGTAATTACAGCTGGAGCAGTAGCTTCATCCTTAGATCTTGGATTGTACATATGTAAAAAGTTGATTGGAGATGAGAAAGCTGAAGATATAAGAAAAGTAATGGATTATCATCCAAAAGAATTCAAAATTACAATACATTAGCGAATAATAATTTGATAAGATTCTTTGCACCAAAAAAAACACAAATTACATATATGGCTAAATTACCAAAACAGTATCAATTTTTAGATGTATCCGATTATGGGAGATCTCCAGGACATTGGATCGCTGATTCATTGAAAAATACGAGATTGACACCCATTCATGTGACTACTTTGTTTATTGTTTCAGGTATTATGGCAATTGTTTGTATGTTATATTCATATAATGCTGCAGCCGCACTTTTCTTGATTTTAAAGTCTATTTTGGATGCTGCAGATGGTGAATTGGCAAGAATAAAATGCACGCCTTCTTATACAGGTCGTTATTATGATTCCATAGCTGATATTATTTTAAACTTTTTATTTTTACTTACGTTTTGGTATATCACAGATAGTTCTATTATTCTTATGTTATTCGCCTTTATTGGAATTCAATTACAAGGAACAGTTTATAATTATTATTATGTGATCTTAAGAAATACTGTAAAAGGAGATGCTACTAGTAGAGTATTTGAAGATACAGCGCCTACAGCAATGGAAGGAGAGAAACAACGTACGGTAAATATCTTTTATAGAATTTATGATATCCTTTATATAGTTTTTGATAAAACAATATACTTTCTTGATAAGGATGCAAATAATAGCAAGCCTTTTCCAAAATGGTTTATGACATTGATATCTGTTTTTGGTCTTGGGTTTCAGTTATTGTTTATGGCAATAATGCTATTACTTGATTTAGAAAAATACGTAATACCTTTTTTTATAGGATACTCGATTTTAATACTTGTTTTCATTGGGATTCGAAGATTTGTTTTGAAATGAATATTATCTTTTGAAGAGGAGTACTTACTCGTTTTTATAACAAATAAAATAGCTACCTTGATTAAATATCTAACATTTTCTGATTTAGATGATCGTCTTATAGGTCAATACAGAAACGGAATAAACTTGGCCTTCCCTGATGTTATTCTAAATTCTCAAGTCACTAAAAAGTATTGGAGTAGGCTAGAGAAGTACTTTCCGCAGACCCAATTATTCATAGTGAGTGACGATAATAATTTAATCGGTTTTATGAATGCGATACCATTATTTTGGGATCAACCATTAAGTGAATTGCCTAATGAAGGATGGGATTGGCTATTGAAAAAGGGAATCAATGATTTCGAAAATGAAATAGAGCCAAATAGCTTGGGAGGGTTGCAAATTATAGTTGCTAAGGGCTATCTCAGAAAAGGATATAGTAAGTTATTAATTGAAAATGGTAAAAAAGTTAAAGAAAATTTAGGGTTTAAGAATTTTATAATTCCCATACGACCTATTCTAAAATATAAGTATCCTGAGATGAAGATGAAGGATTATATGAATTTAAAGGAGAATGGTGAAATTATGGATCCTTGGATAAGAACTCATATGAAAAGTGGAGCAGAGATTATTAAGGTTTGTGAAAACTCTATGAATATAATCGGTGATATTAATTTCTGGGAAGGCCTATTGAAGAAAGAAATCAATAGATCAGGCGGATACAGAGTACAGGAAGCTCTGAATTTAGTGACTATCAATATAGAAGATGATTTCGGAGAATATAGAGAAGAAAATATTTGGATCAGTTATATGTAGATTTACTTTAATACTAAAACTTAGAATCTAAAAAGAGCATTATCATTGTTGATAATGCTCTTTTTAATTAGTATAATTTAAAGCTTATTTGATCACTAATTTCTTAGTAACTGATGTGCCATTTTGATCTAATTTCACGATATAAATACCAGTATTTAGATCTGATACATTTAAACGAGTATCATTTAAAGTTTTAGAAATAACTTGTTTCCCTAACATATCAAAAATGCTAACATTAACAGTAGTATTTGATTTTGTAGTAATATTTACAAAACCTGTATTTGTTGGGTTAGGAGATATAGCGAAGTTATTTGTAGGTTCATCAAATGAATCAACCGATAGTGTACTTGCATTATCATTAGCAGCACCAGGAGTACCTAGATCACCACTACCAAATGAAGTAATAGCTTCGGCCCAATTAGCACCATCATCATTAGCGGTACTATTTAAATCGTTAATGGATAATTCCATACTCGCTCCTGTAGGATCAGGAAACGTAGCGCCATTATCCCAAATAACCTGATCTATAATTGTAGAACTACATTCTATAATAAGCCCATCTGTGGAATTTCCTAGAGAAACTACATCATAAGTATAATCCGGTGTAATTCCTCCATTTGGAGTTGC
Coding sequences:
- a CDS encoding CDP-alcohol phosphatidyltransferase family protein, which codes for MAKLPKQYQFLDVSDYGRSPGHWIADSLKNTRLTPIHVTTLFIVSGIMAIVCMLYSYNAAAALFLILKSILDAADGELARIKCTPSYTGRYYDSIADIILNFLFLLTFWYITDSSIILMLFAFIGIQLQGTVYNYYYVILRNTVKGDATSRVFEDTAPTAMEGEKQRTVNIFYRIYDILYIVFDKTIYFLDKDANNSKPFPKWFMTLISVFGLGFQLLFMAIMLLLDLEKYVIPFFIGYSILILVFIGIRRFVLK
- a CDS encoding DJ-1/PfpI family protein, with the translated sequence MRIAYILFDEITLLDFIGIYDPIKNIKTKKHIEHLDWDLCATNTTIKDSFGLEIVVDKIKPDLSDYDMVIVPGGFGTRALQYDKEFIDWLQTANGVKYLVSICTGSLLLGAAGFLKGKMATTNFNEYQSLEKYCDTVLDSRIVDDNNVITAGAVASSLDLGLYICKKLIGDEKAEDIRKVMDYHPKEFKITIH